Proteins from a genomic interval of Nitrospirota bacterium:
- a CDS encoding oligoendopeptidase F yields the protein YAFGELLVLSLYRAYLKDPENFVLKYLRLLSSGGSQSPQELLHDFNIDLSQKSFWEGGIEILSGMVQEAEKLAEKLP from the coding sequence TTACGCATTTGGGGAACTGCTCGTCCTTTCTCTTTATCGTGCTTATCTCAAGGATCCTGAAAATTTTGTTTTAAAATACCTCAGACTTCTTAGTTCAGGAGGATCTCAAAGTCCGCAGGAGCTCCTGCACGATTTTAATATCGATCTTTCCCAGAAATCGTTTTGGGAGGGAGGAATTGAAATATTAAGCGGAATGGTACAGGAAGCGGAGAAACTGGCGGAGAAGCTTCCGTGA